In Patagioenas fasciata isolate bPatFas1 chromosome 2, bPatFas1.hap1, whole genome shotgun sequence, a single window of DNA contains:
- the CCDC201 gene encoding coiled-coil domain-containing protein 201 translates to MKSRGRDQGNCNKPDFRMLEEEDSFLNVKRSLKKRMVKHSTPVDSMLSRTMPSLTDLTNQSIKDQDASKRTYGSPVPKSNLSRTLAQVSSVRVEAFIPRMSPKGLSAVFDSQELNKETNQSSQVVFSRRRLSTVLASDESNEEPSDDVVANVETQAPTKSSEEATVTPKSGPSWLVTGIPGIKDLPVVKTRKKKIDKALVRQKERQWLLRQLKNIQEAAEHELTIEEA, encoded by the exons ATGAAGAGCAGAGGAAGAGATCAGGGAAACTG CAATAAACCTGACTTCAGGATGTTGGAGGAAGAAGATTCTTTTCTGAATGTTAAAAGATCTCTGAAAAAGAGAATGGTGAAACACAGCACTCCAGTGGACTCAATGCTTTCAAGAACAATGCCATCTCTTACAGATCTGACAAATCAGTCAATTAAGGACCAAGATGCCAGTAAGAGAACTTATGGATCTCCAGTGCCAAAGTCAAATCTAAGTAGAACATTAGCTCAAGTATCATCAGTACGTGTTGAAGCATTTATCCCTCGTATGTCCCCAAAAGGGCTTTCAGCAGTGTTTGACTCACAAGAATTGAACAAAGAGACAAACCAAAGCTCTCAGGTTGTATTTTCTAGAAGGAGGCTTTCAACGGTGTTGGCCTCTGATGAATCAAATGAAGAACCAAGTGATGATGTTGTTGCAAATGTAGAGACTCAAGCTCCCACCAAATCATCTGAGGAGGCTACAGTAACTCCCAAGAGTGGACCTTCATGGCTTGTTACTGGAATACCAGGGATAAAAGATCTGCCAGTAGtaaaaaccagaaagaagaaaattgatAAAGCTCTTGTG AGGCAGAAAGAAAGACAGTGGCTTCTTCGACAACTTAAAAACATTCAGgaagcagctgaacatgaactgACAATTGAAGAAGCTTGA